In Deltaproteobacteria bacterium, the following proteins share a genomic window:
- a CDS encoding serine/threonine protein kinase, with translation MSTTLPAPFGKYFLLEKIATGGMAEVFKAKTFGVDGFEKIVCIKKVLSHWASDPEFIQMLIDEAKLSAALSHPNIVQVLDLGSFENAHFIAMEYVEGFDLKTLMSQVAEKKEKIPTDIACFIALQVLAGLDYAHKKTDAEGNSLHIIHRDISPHNVLLSRNGEVKITDFGIAKAAQKQSFTTTGMLRGKYSYMSPEQVRSENLNGKSDVFSLGIVLFEMLTGQKCFPGDSEIIILDKIRSSQMKLEDIPAELPSRLREILAKALAQNPQERYDAEVMQIDLAQFLATIRPGFLAKDLSDYLKPYKRPIMVSNESSSSNTQASSPSNKTLATGIAPPLGGNSGQVSVAKKSNTLVWILLILFILFFMFVGGGYAAWVFVVKPKLSPNLQNTQKSIDDMLKKLPANNPDLQKQIDDAQKAAQGLLNNPALQKQIDDAHKAANNLLNQVPNVVNNPNMPANTNAPVNPVNPTPPLPPSQPSQQTNLGLSNNGNLNPAQPTTMPSSQPIMISQTQAESQATPPVNAINPVPSNQAQALISSNPQGAKIFINDQPTGLTTPASVDKLVVNTQYKIRLEKAGYYNLEGFLTPTTTALQDVTFPLKELPAQKPKPRYREEGDFRLKQRPPPGVGGYNNSLRNGYY, from the coding sequence ATGAGCACCACCTTACCCGCCCCATTTGGAAAATATTTTCTTCTGGAAAAAATCGCCACCGGGGGAATGGCGGAAGTCTTCAAGGCCAAAACGTTTGGAGTAGATGGCTTTGAAAAAATTGTCTGCATCAAAAAAGTGCTTTCTCACTGGGCCTCCGACCCGGAATTCATTCAAATGCTTATCGACGAGGCCAAGCTTTCTGCGGCACTGAGCCATCCGAATATTGTTCAGGTGCTGGATTTAGGCTCTTTCGAGAACGCGCATTTCATCGCCATGGAATATGTGGAGGGCTTCGATTTAAAAACCCTCATGTCCCAGGTGGCTGAAAAAAAGGAAAAGATTCCCACGGACATCGCCTGCTTTATTGCCCTGCAAGTATTGGCAGGCCTCGATTACGCCCATAAGAAAACGGATGCGGAGGGAAACTCCCTGCACATCATCCACCGTGATATTTCTCCCCACAACGTTTTACTCTCTCGCAACGGGGAAGTAAAAATCACCGATTTTGGGATTGCCAAGGCCGCTCAGAAGCAAAGCTTCACCACCACCGGAATGTTGCGTGGGAAGTACAGCTACATGTCCCCCGAACAAGTGCGCTCCGAAAACTTAAACGGTAAAAGCGATGTTTTCTCTTTGGGAATCGTGCTGTTTGAAATGCTTACCGGTCAAAAGTGTTTTCCGGGCGATTCTGAGATTATTATTTTAGACAAGATCAGAAGCTCTCAGATGAAACTGGAAGATATTCCTGCCGAGCTTCCGAGTCGATTAAGGGAAATCCTGGCCAAGGCCTTGGCTCAAAACCCGCAGGAACGTTACGATGCGGAAGTCATGCAAATCGACTTGGCCCAATTCCTGGCCACCATTCGTCCTGGCTTTTTAGCCAAAGATTTATCCGATTATTTAAAACCTTATAAGAGGCCCATTATGGTTAGCAACGAAAGTTCTTCTTCCAACACCCAGGCATCTTCTCCCTCTAATAAGACTTTGGCCACTGGAATTGCTCCCCCTCTGGGTGGTAATTCGGGGCAAGTTTCCGTTGCAAAAAAAAGCAATACCCTTGTCTGGATTTTGCTCATTTTATTTATTTTATTTTTCATGTTTGTAGGAGGCGGTTATGCGGCGTGGGTCTTTGTGGTGAAACCGAAATTAAGTCCCAATCTTCAAAATACGCAGAAAAGCATCGATGACATGCTGAAAAAACTACCTGCCAATAACCCCGATTTGCAAAAGCAGATTGATGATGCACAAAAAGCGGCTCAAGGTCTGCTTAATAACCCTGCGCTACAAAAACAAATTGATGATGCACATAAGGCCGCCAACAATCTTTTAAATCAAGTGCCCAATGTAGTGAATAATCCCAATATGCCCGCGAATACAAATGCTCCTGTCAATCCCGTAAATCCAACGCCACCTTTACCGCCAAGTCAGCCAAGTCAACAGACGAACTTGGGCTTAAGCAACAATGGGAACTTGAATCCTGCTCAGCCCACGACTATGCCCAGTTCGCAACCTATCATGATTTCTCAAACCCAGGCGGAAAGCCAGGCTACACCCCCTGTGAATGCGATCAATCCGGTGCCATCTAATCAGGCTCAGGCGTTGATTTCCAGCAATCCTCAAGGGGCCAAGATTTTCATCAATGACCAGCCCACCGGGCTTACCACCCCGGCCAGTGTAGATAAGCTTGTCGTGAATACCCAATATAAAATCCGACTAGAAAAAGCGGGTTACTATAATTTGG
- the pstS gene encoding phosphate ABC transporter substrate-binding protein PstS encodes MKQTLKKKILALAITTFAVFSFSTAQAEEMVKLNGAGATFPYPLYSKWFSDYNKVNPNVQINYQSIGSGGGIQQLKSGTVDFGASDAPLSEEEEKGMPAPVVQIPAVGGAVVVVYNLPGVASGLKLSADVVADLFLGKIKSWNDARVTSQNPGVNLPNTPVAVIHRSDGSGTTYIFSDYLAKVSSDFFYKVGRGKSINWPVGIGGKGNEGVTGQVKQIPGAIGYVEYAYALNNKLSFAAIKNKAGKFVEASPANSAAAFAAMTKELQKDSRTSVTDAPGENSYPISGLTYLMVYKKAKDVTKGKAFVDFLKWAMTTGQTQAVALQYAPLSAELVKINEGNIASISP; translated from the coding sequence ATGAAACAAACTCTTAAGAAAAAAATTCTAGCCTTGGCAATCACTACATTTGCTGTCTTTTCTTTTTCCACCGCTCAGGCAGAAGAAATGGTGAAACTAAACGGAGCCGGCGCAACCTTCCCTTATCCGCTCTATTCCAAATGGTTTAGTGACTACAACAAAGTAAATCCTAATGTTCAGATCAACTATCAATCCATCGGAAGCGGGGGTGGAATTCAACAGCTGAAGTCCGGTACGGTCGATTTTGGTGCCTCGGATGCGCCTTTGAGTGAAGAAGAAGAAAAAGGGATGCCTGCTCCTGTCGTTCAAATTCCTGCAGTGGGTGGAGCGGTGGTGGTGGTCTATAATTTGCCGGGTGTAGCAAGCGGCTTAAAATTAAGCGCCGATGTAGTGGCCGATCTTTTTTTGGGAAAAATCAAAAGCTGGAACGATGCGAGAGTTACTTCTCAAAATCCGGGAGTGAATTTGCCGAATACCCCCGTGGCTGTGATTCACCGTTCGGATGGCAGTGGGACCACCTATATTTTTTCCGACTATCTGGCCAAGGTCAGTTCTGATTTCTTCTATAAGGTGGGTCGTGGTAAATCCATCAATTGGCCCGTCGGGATCGGAGGGAAGGGTAACGAGGGGGTGACGGGTCAGGTGAAACAAATTCCTGGGGCGATTGGTTATGTCGAATACGCCTATGCGTTGAACAACAAACTCAGTTTCGCGGCCATCAAAAATAAGGCCGGTAAATTTGTAGAGGCCTCTCCTGCGAACAGTGCCGCGGCCTTTGCGGCCATGACCAAAGAACTGCAGAAAGATTCTCGTACTTCGGTGACCGATGCCCCGGGAGAGAACTCTTATCCTATTTCGGGGCTCACTTATTTGATGGTTTACAAAAAAGCCAAAGATGTGACAAAGGGAAAGGCCTTTGTCGACTTCTTGAAATGGGCCATGACTACAGGTCAAACCCAGGCTGTTGCTTTGCAGTATGCGCCGTTGTCGGCGGAGTTAGTAAAAATTAATGAAGGCAATATTGCTTCAATTTCCCCTTAG
- the pstB gene encoding phosphate ABC transporter ATP-binding protein, translated as MDTTVVLETKNLNASFGPKQVLFDISMQVPFKKVIAVIGPSGCGKSTLVRAMNRMHEVIAGAKISGQILVQGKNIYDTDVDPVLVRRKIGMVFQKPNPFPTLSIFDNVIAGLKFGGHLRKRSAQEIVEKCLKMAALWDEVKDGLHRSGISLSGGQQQRLCIARALAVNPEILLMDEPCSALDPISTAKVEQLIEELKRDYTMVIVTHNMQQAARVSDKTAFLLNGKLIEYDDTKKIFRNPSSSLTEDYITGRFG; from the coding sequence ATGGACACCACAGTTGTTTTGGAAACAAAAAATTTAAATGCCTCCTTTGGCCCCAAGCAAGTGTTGTTTGATATTAGCATGCAAGTGCCCTTCAAAAAGGTGATTGCCGTGATTGGTCCTTCCGGTTGTGGAAAATCAACCTTAGTGCGCGCGATGAATCGTATGCACGAAGTGATCGCAGGGGCTAAAATTTCGGGTCAAATCTTGGTTCAGGGGAAGAATATTTATGATACCGATGTCGATCCGGTATTGGTACGTCGAAAAATAGGCATGGTCTTCCAAAAGCCAAATCCTTTTCCAACTCTTTCCATTTTCGACAATGTCATTGCAGGGCTGAAATTCGGAGGGCATCTTCGAAAAAGATCTGCCCAAGAAATTGTAGAAAAATGCTTGAAAATGGCTGCCTTGTGGGATGAAGTAAAAGACGGGCTTCATCGCTCCGGAATTTCACTTTCCGGCGGGCAACAACAGCGTTTGTGCATTGCCAGGGCCCTGGCCGTTAATCCCGAAATCCTCTTGATGGATGAGCCATGCTCGGCTTTAGACCCTATTTCTACGGCTAAAGTTGAACAGCTGATTGAAGAGTTGAAGAGGGATTATACCATGGTGATTGTGACCCACAATATGCAACAAGCGGCTCGGGTTTCGGATAAAACAGCTTTTCTCCTGAACGGGAAACTCATAGAATACGACGATACAAAAAAGATTTTCAGAAACCCTTCTTCTTCCCTTACCGAAGATTATATTACCGGTAGATTTGGTTGA
- the pstA gene encoding phosphate ABC transporter permease PstA translates to MTPMTKIQVSNFHYRRRKIINRFNAFACALCCVFAIGVLLLLMGYVFYRGISAINLDFFIHMPSPVGEAGGGVANALAGTLILVSSASLLGVPVGVFTGLYLAEYGNSFYAQVIRFSTDILNGLPSIVMGLFAYALIVIPFQHFSGYAGALALALLMIPVIVRTTEEVVKLVPHTLREAAMALGIRRWKIILRIVLSTAKPGIVTAIILAVARITGETAPLLFTSFGNQFWQTHLNEPMASLTLQIFTYAISPYEDWQAKAWAGALVLMGFSLIVNLLARYTTRNRLQGR, encoded by the coding sequence ATGACTCCAATGACCAAAATACAGGTTTCAAATTTTCACTATCGTCGCCGAAAAATAATCAACCGGTTTAATGCCTTTGCCTGCGCTCTTTGCTGTGTCTTTGCGATAGGCGTTTTGTTGCTTTTGATGGGCTATGTTTTTTATCGCGGTATCTCGGCAATTAATTTGGATTTTTTCATCCATATGCCCAGTCCTGTTGGCGAAGCGGGCGGAGGTGTGGCGAACGCCCTGGCAGGAACTCTAATTCTGGTTTCTTCGGCCTCTCTTTTAGGTGTTCCAGTGGGCGTGTTCACGGGTTTGTATTTGGCCGAATATGGCAATTCTTTCTATGCCCAAGTAATTCGCTTTTCTACGGATATATTGAACGGCTTACCCTCCATCGTGATGGGGCTCTTTGCTTATGCCTTGATCGTCATTCCTTTTCAGCATTTTTCGGGTTACGCGGGGGCCTTGGCCTTGGCCTTGCTGATGATTCCCGTCATCGTTCGAACCACAGAAGAAGTCGTGAAATTGGTACCCCACACTTTAAGGGAAGCCGCCATGGCCTTGGGGATTCGCCGCTGGAAAATTATTTTGCGCATTGTGCTTTCCACCGCAAAACCTGGAATTGTGACGGCTATCATCCTGGCCGTAGCCCGCATTACAGGGGAGACAGCCCCTCTGCTCTTTACCTCCTTTGGAAATCAGTTTTGGCAAACTCATTTGAATGAACCCATGGCTTCGCTGACCTTACAAATTTTCACTTACGCGATTAGCCCTTATGAAGATTGGCAGGCAAAGGCCTGGGCTGGGGCCTTGGTGCTCATGGGATTTAGTTTGATTGTGAATTTACTGGCTCGTTATACTACCCGCAATCGATTACAAGGACGGTAG
- a CDS encoding helix-hairpin-helix domain-containing protein, with protein sequence MKKQIQILSVLILCVFLSSGFAIAKASKKQISGQLNLNKASVEELHKLPGLSVKKAEAIVDYRKEHPFKSVSELDQIKGFSKKSIHKMKPYLTTEGSNNLAIEGGSKSKSKKSKSKKEASAKKHKKADKA encoded by the coding sequence ATGAAAAAGCAAATTCAAATCTTAAGTGTTCTCATTCTCTGTGTGTTTTTAAGTTCAGGCTTCGCAATCGCGAAAGCCTCCAAAAAACAGATCTCAGGACAGCTTAATCTTAACAAAGCCTCTGTGGAAGAGCTGCACAAACTTCCTGGACTCAGCGTTAAAAAAGCAGAAGCGATAGTCGATTATCGAAAAGAGCACCCTTTTAAATCGGTGTCCGAACTCGATCAAATCAAAGGCTTCAGTAAAAAGAGCATCCATAAAATGAAGCCTTATCTAACTACGGAAGGCTCGAACAATCTGGCCATCGAGGGAGGCAGCAAATCAAAGTCAAAAAAATCTAAATCGAAGAAAGAAGCTTCCGCGAAGAAACACAAGAAAGCGGATAAGGCCTAA
- the pstC gene encoding phosphate ABC transporter permease subunit PstC produces MQNAEVKIKRAASEKFRTQGFSLDKAFQGLLVFISFVILLVLFAIVLELLRSSWLSLKTFGFSFLVSQVWDPVAEKYGALSFIYGTLASSLIAMLIAVPISLGSALFITQWAPSWLRNPISFLIELLAAIPSVIYGLWAIFVLIPFIRNTFFPSFFPLLGSIKLFEGPAYGPSLLAGGMVLSIMILPTITSVTKEIFLTIPQEYKEGVYALGGTQWESIIWVVLRLSRSGIIGACVLGLGRAIGETMAVTMVIGNRPEVSASIFAPAYSLASVIANEFAEATSPLYLSSLSKMGLLLLVITLIVNVFARLLVGKAKKR; encoded by the coding sequence ATGCAGAATGCTGAAGTAAAAATTAAGCGAGCAGCTTCTGAAAAGTTTCGTACTCAGGGATTTTCTCTCGACAAGGCTTTTCAAGGGCTGCTCGTTTTTATTTCTTTTGTTATCCTGCTTGTTTTATTTGCGATTGTTTTGGAGTTGCTCCGTTCCTCCTGGCTCTCTCTAAAAACTTTTGGCTTTTCTTTTCTCGTTTCCCAGGTTTGGGATCCCGTTGCCGAAAAATATGGGGCGCTTTCTTTTATCTATGGCACCCTGGCTTCCTCTTTGATTGCGATGCTGATTGCCGTTCCCATCTCCCTGGGTTCGGCCTTGTTTATCACCCAATGGGCCCCCAGCTGGTTGCGTAATCCCATTTCCTTTTTAATCGAGCTGCTGGCGGCAATTCCCAGTGTTATTTATGGCTTGTGGGCTATTTTTGTGCTCATTCCTTTCATTCGAAATACTTTTTTCCCCTCTTTTTTTCCACTGTTGGGCTCTATTAAATTGTTTGAAGGCCCGGCCTATGGGCCCAGTTTACTTGCAGGCGGTATGGTGCTTTCCATTATGATTCTTCCAACCATTACCTCGGTGACCAAGGAGATTTTTTTAACGATACCCCAAGAGTATAAAGAGGGGGTTTATGCCTTGGGGGGCACTCAATGGGAGTCTATTATTTGGGTGGTTCTCAGGCTTTCCCGTTCTGGAATCATTGGGGCCTGTGTCTTGGGTCTTGGAAGGGCCATTGGAGAGACCATGGCTGTCACCATGGTGATTGGAAACAGACCCGAAGTGTCTGCTTCCATTTTTGCTCCCGCTTATAGTTTAGCTTCGGTGATTGCGAATGAATTTGCAGAGGCCACCTCGCCTTTATACCTTTCTTCACTTTCTAAAATGGGACTTTTATTATTAGTGATTACCCTCATTGTGAATGTCTTTGCACGGCTGCTTGTCGGAAAGGCCAAAAAACGATGA
- the phoU gene encoding phosphate signaling complex protein PhoU — protein sequence MTTHTEHTSKHYEHDLKELRDKILLIGGHVEELIANSMKALIQSDSELAKKSIKLDQEINRLEKQIDELCINILALRQPTASDLRFIITSLKIVTDLERMGDLGVNIAQRALELLKEPPLKPYIHLPILAQMAQKMMKDALDALVKGGESLAESVMGNDDAVDELTHKIIDELMILMREDPNNINRGVKLISVAKYLERLADHATNVAEMVLFLMRGEDVRHPALRNSPLQ from the coding sequence ATGACGACGCATACGGAACACACCTCAAAACACTACGAGCATGACCTGAAAGAACTTCGCGATAAAATCCTTCTCATCGGTGGGCATGTCGAGGAACTGATTGCCAATTCGATGAAGGCACTGATTCAGTCGGATTCAGAACTTGCCAAAAAATCTATAAAACTAGATCAGGAAATCAATCGCTTAGAAAAACAGATCGATGAACTTTGCATTAATATTTTAGCCCTGCGTCAGCCTACCGCCTCGGATTTGCGCTTTATCATTACCTCCTTAAAAATTGTGACTGACCTTGAACGGATGGGAGATTTAGGAGTCAATATTGCCCAGAGGGCCTTGGAACTGTTGAAAGAGCCCCCTTTAAAGCCTTATATTCATCTGCCTATTTTGGCTCAAATGGCCCAAAAGATGATGAAAGATGCCCTGGATGCCCTGGTTAAAGGAGGGGAATCCCTTGCCGAATCGGTGATGGGGAACGACGATGCCGTAGATGAACTCACTCATAAAATTATCGATGAGTTAATGATTCTCATGAGAGAGGACCCCAATAATATCAATCGTGGAGTAAAATTAATTTCGGTTGCCAAATATTTGGAACGCTTGGCCGATCATGCCACCAACGTTGCCGAAATGGTACTCTTTCTCATGCGGGGCGAAGACGTGCGGCATCCTGCCTTGCGAAATTCTCCGCTTCAATAA
- a CDS encoding acyl-CoA dehydrogenase, protein MSYLVNERDVHFTLFEYLQIQNLQSLENFSNFGETDFKAFLEQSLKFAQNELAPLNKKADEYGVRFEKGQVLTAPGFKETYQSYAQNGFIGLELPTTYGGLGLPVSLFMSISEFFTGACFSFMMFPGLTRGAGHLIEAFGTPELAQIYCPKMYGGEWTGTMCLTEPQAGSAVGDLKTTASKSGEGYLIKGSKIFISCGDNDFASNVIHLVLARIEGDPQGTKGISLFVVPRNKVNADGSVGENNDVKVVNIEHKLGIHASPTCTLAFGDQNQCVGYLVGEPRRGMPYMFQMMNEARLACGMQGLSTAGNAYEHALVYAKERVQGGKKNIIQYADVKRMLATMKAYVEGMRALLYKAGYCIDLAEHEKDAEKKAFAQAIADLLTPVCKAFCTDKGFEIATMAMQVYGGYGYCNEYPIEQMLRDVKIGSIYEGTNGIQALDLIGRKMTQNGGELLRNLYAHVSEFIEKNISHASLGKEIEALKKAMDQVGAAAMKFGEKAMGGDIEFPQLHATAFLNMMAHAVLAWLLLDQSLVALPKLEKIWADAGATDEEKKNALCENNPEARFYEGKVKTTRFFIWNLLPQLGAFAKVIQNEDPSALKMRF, encoded by the coding sequence ATGTCCTATCTCGTCAATGAACGCGATGTTCACTTCACACTTTTTGAATATCTTCAAATTCAGAATCTTCAAAGCTTGGAGAACTTCTCGAATTTTGGCGAGACAGATTTCAAGGCCTTTTTGGAGCAATCTCTCAAATTTGCCCAAAATGAATTGGCCCCCCTGAATAAAAAAGCCGATGAGTATGGGGTGCGTTTTGAGAAGGGTCAGGTGCTTACCGCCCCCGGTTTTAAAGAAACCTATCAAAGTTATGCCCAAAATGGATTTATTGGTTTGGAACTTCCTACCACTTATGGTGGGCTTGGGCTTCCTGTCTCGCTCTTCATGTCTATCAGTGAATTTTTTACCGGGGCCTGTTTCAGCTTCATGATGTTTCCCGGCCTTACCCGGGGTGCCGGACATTTGATTGAAGCTTTCGGCACTCCAGAACTTGCCCAAATTTATTGCCCCAAAATGTATGGGGGAGAGTGGACAGGCACCATGTGTCTGACTGAACCCCAGGCCGGATCAGCCGTGGGAGACCTTAAAACAACGGCCAGTAAAAGTGGAGAGGGATATCTGATTAAAGGCTCGAAGATTTTTATTTCTTGTGGAGACAACGATTTTGCCAGCAATGTCATTCACCTGGTTTTGGCTCGCATCGAAGGTGATCCCCAAGGCACCAAAGGAATTAGTTTGTTTGTAGTGCCGCGAAACAAGGTGAATGCCGATGGCAGTGTGGGTGAAAACAACGATGTCAAAGTGGTGAACATTGAGCACAAGTTGGGCATTCATGCCTCTCCTACCTGTACGCTTGCCTTTGGGGATCAAAATCAATGTGTGGGCTATCTGGTGGGTGAGCCGCGCAGGGGCATGCCCTACATGTTTCAGATGATGAACGAAGCCCGTCTGGCTTGTGGTATGCAAGGTTTGAGTACGGCTGGAAACGCCTATGAACATGCGCTGGTTTATGCCAAGGAACGCGTCCAGGGGGGCAAAAAGAATATCATTCAATATGCCGATGTGAAACGGATGTTGGCCACCATGAAGGCCTATGTTGAAGGGATGCGGGCCTTGCTTTACAAGGCCGGGTATTGCATCGATTTGGCTGAACACGAAAAGGATGCAGAAAAAAAGGCTTTTGCCCAGGCTATTGCCGATTTGCTTACCCCTGTCTGTAAGGCCTTTTGTACCGACAAAGGTTTTGAAATTGCTACCATGGCCATGCAGGTTTATGGAGGCTATGGTTATTGCAACGAATATCCCATCGAACAAATGCTGCGTGATGTAAAAATCGGTTCGATCTACGAAGGCACCAATGGCATCCAGGCCCTGGATCTTATCGGCCGCAAGATGACTCAAAATGGTGGTGAGCTGTTGCGCAATCTTTATGCGCATGTCAGCGAATTCATCGAAAAAAATATCTCTCATGCAAGCTTGGGGAAAGAAATTGAGGCCCTCAAAAAAGCCATGGATCAAGTGGGAGCAGCTGCCATGAAATTTGGCGAAAAGGCCATGGGTGGGGATATTGAATTTCCTCAATTGCATGCGACCGCCTTCCTGAACATGATGGCCCATGCAGTGCTTGCCTGGTTGTTGCTAGATCAATCACTCGTTGCCTTGCCTAAACTGGAAAAAATTTGGGCCGATGCAGGTGCCACGGACGAAGAAAAGAAAAATGCCCTTTGTGAAAATAATCCTGAAGCCCGATTTTATGAAGGCAAAGTGAAGACCACCCGCTTCTTCATCTGGAATCTGCTGCCTCAGCTGGGAGCCTTCGCAAAAGTGATACAAAATGAAGATCCCTCGGCGTTGAAGATGCGATTCTAA